The DNA region tagtgagtgaagctaggtagaagggaaatcctagtgagtgaagccaggcacgggataagtccaagtgggtcaaaaatgaccagacacttagcacgaggagaaaagtccaagtgggtcaaaaggattgaccggacacttggtgagggagtcctagcaggtcgaggctgaccggatgctaggcatgatgtaccaacaggtcatagttgaccggatgttaatTTAGGGGACTTTGaatttggttttgggcaaaaaccataagctggatcgatcagccgatcgattggctcatgcccaatcgatcggccagtcgattggctcatgcccaatcgatcggtcgatcgattgggagcggcGATTCTGTGCGATAAGTCctggattgatcggccgatcgatccaggcaattcccgagagcacagaggcactctggatcgatcggccgatcgatccaaagccttcccaatcgattgggagcaatccaatcgattgggattcgaccgttggcgctggataaagacgttggcgtgcgatttcgtcGACATAACTTCCACGGCTTCGATCCTTCTCTTCAGCGATCTTCACAGCTACTCCACAGAGTTCTcatcgccagatcttgaaggttctttgaggtatttccaagtcaagaggtggatctacagcaagaagaagaagttagggttagggtttcttgtgtaaaccgtgtaagctttcccttgtatttgcttctctttgtttcttgttgtattgagagtattgtagggattctccgccttcggtagttatcgtaaagaagcgttttcatagtggagggtgcgtgagtgtgtggatccttgaactAGTCACCTCTCCTTGacgtggataccaaataaatctacGAGTTAGCATTGTTGTGTTTGtgtctttgtattttccgctgcatttcaccacaagcaacaagcaacgccgagcacgagatcgcgccgagctattcaccccccctagctacatttcggtcccaacaactaTTAGTCTGTTCCTTACATATTCGTAGGATctgcctcgagtatcggggtaTCAGGGACCGGGGCAATCTGATCGTTGTTTGTTGGTAGTGTTGACCAGAGatcttctgacgacttggtcaacatagatgACAACTCAAAGTATCTCCCTTCGGGCCATAGCGATTCGATCATATTCCAGCCATATCACCCCCGACGATCCATCTGACTAAGCTTCCGAACAAGATCATacgttattaattaaattatataaaatcttataattaaatatttactgtATTACATATTTCactcttaaatattttaaattgtaCCATTGAATATTTtaccaattaaatatttatagttTCACTACTATTGGATTAATTTAcatctaattttatatttaaataaaattaattatacttataaaattttaatttaatatattttaatatttatttatattttgataattattaaatataattaatattcaacttttaaaaaaaCCAAGAAGGGCCACCTCCTTCTCATGCAGCAGCAGCAGCTAAATTTAccttttttcttattttatttttactttttatttttttttatgacagTTAGAGAAATCATGGGTATAAATATTCTCAATCCCGGCCATCACAGTAGAAGATATTTGAACCCGATTATGATATTAGGGTAGGACATCTAAATTATTATCTAAGTATTTATACTTCGATCTTTAGCTATTATAATAAATCTCTCTCTATATAGAGTTGTTAATTTAGACTTGACCCATCTAATTAACCCCGCTTGATCAaacaatttaaatataaatacttCGATCTTTAGCTATTATAATAAATCTCTCTCTATATAGAGTTGTTAATTTAGACTTGACCCATCTAATTAACCCCGCTTGATCAAACAATTTAAGTAGATTGAGTTGATATTTTATCGACCTAAGTCTATCGTAGGCTAAACCGCTTAGGCTCATTACCCGCACGGGTAAGTACGTGATGAGATTGATCGACCCACGGTTGAAAAATACATATAggctaaattttattttatttttttataattttaaaataaaaataatactttttattAAATACGTGTACTCGTTTATATCTAAACTAAAATGTAGGGGATAtgaaacttttttattttttttaatatttgatgGACCCGTGGGTTGACCTACTTTGGATCGGGTTGAGTTAGAGATTTCCCAACCCACCAAGATGATAGGGCCAATCCGTCCTATCCCATCAAATGGTTGGTCCGTCACAGACTGACTCGCGTTGCCATAGATTGACTTGTTTGACAACTATACTCTAACCAAGTTATTCTAAAGTGTTAGTGGTAGCaaaaatattataatactcaTCCCAAACATCCCTAGTAGGTCAGCCCCTAGATTATATGAAGCAGTGATTAGTACACGAAGGAGGACAAGAACTTGGATATTAACCATGAATTGACTCCTAAACTTCGTCATGCCCCTCTATGTGCTAATCAACTATCTATTCTGAATCGATCATTGTAAAGTACTAGTATAACTAGTCCCCGAGATTATAGTGCTGTGGTAGGCCCCAGCTATGACATATTTATAGAAAGTTTTTCTCCAAATGAGACGTGTAATCAAAGGATCCTGGACTTCTAGATTATCCTTGTGCGCACTTTTCGATTTACCCTAATAGTCGGTGGAAAAATTTTATGGGATCCAATTAGTCATCCCAAGATAGATAATGAAATTAactagaatttttatttttatttttaatgtaacTAGACCAACAAGTTACTAAATCTTGAAATTTTCTATTAAATCAACTAAACTAGTCGAGGTTCAAATTCGGTATAATTCATTACTTGATCCTAAGATTTCTATTGAAACTCCCGTCGATCTTCCATAATTATTCAACATATCGCATCAAGATTTTCGATTGAAAGTTCCATCCATTTTCCCTTATTATTCAACATGTCACATCGgtattttcttttgaaagttaattagatccaattgaatttttttctaaaccatgtgTTCCAATATTGAACATTACTTAAAgctaaataagattaaaataaaaaatatgaatagtTATTGTCTTCCAACTACTCAAGTTGACTTTTCCACCATTTTGACCATTTCCAAAAGACATTTTCCTCTCAACATAATTTCACATTAgttcaaaaaagaaaaaataataaataattaatattttagaatATTAGAATATTCTGAGTTACCTATCCCTCATGactaaaatttcccaattaaatattttaagcaCAAGAATTGTAAAGAACaactttaaaatataaatattttaaatctaaataatatatatatatatatatatatatatatatatatatatatatatatatataattattctaTATCTTCTAAGTTTACTTTGAATTAAGTATGAGTTCACTTTTTCTCTTGTTCCACGAAGTATGGGACTAAGAGCTAAAAAGAGGAAACGAAAATAATAAAACTATAGGGGCTAGAATATAAATTAATCTCTAACAACAACCCCCTAACTAGAAAACAACATCAACAACCATCATCTCAATAAAGAATTTGTATAAATACAAAATAAGCTAAATCCAAAGAAATTATAAGTCTTAAGGCATCTTTTTCAATATTTTCCATATAAAAATAGTAGTCAAATTTAATACTTGTAAATGAGTGAAAGTAATACTTTTGAAGATTATtatccatttaaaaattattaaatttggaGGGTTTATTTAATCTGATCTTATCCTATTTCTTTAGTCAATGAGTGAAAGTAATACTTTTGAAGAAGTCTTTTCTGCGCCACTGAAAATTTAATTATAGGGAATAATGAAATACTATGATAATTATCATTTATCCAAATCAAGTCTTGGTATTAACAAATGGTTTGTATAAAATATATACACATTAAAAGGCAAAAACTAAGATGCAAGCCACTAATCAGTCTAAACAACATTATATAGACATACTGTAGCAAACAATCCAAaaccaaaaagaagaagaaagaagaagaagaagaagaagaagagatgggGAGGAAGCTGACCGAGATGGAGGTGGGCGGCGATGGCGTGGCCGTCATCACAATCGTTAATCCTCCGATGAACTTCTTAAACCACAGTGGTGATCATTAGCATATCCTCCCGCTTAATCTCTTTCTTAGTTGAGTATGTTAATGTTGTTTATCATTGTTTCAGTGTTTTGGAGTTTGAAGGATAATTATGATGAAGCTTTGAAAAGGGATGATGTGAAAGCCATTGTCATTACAAGTATTAATTCTTCAATCTCAAACAACTTTATTATTGATCAAGTTTCAGTATGCATGTTTTCAAGTGTAAGCTTAAGATTTCACTCCTCGATCAGGCGAAGGGCCTCATTTTTCGGGAGGTTTCGACATTGAAGCCTTTGGAAATTTTCAAGAAATTGATGAAGGAATAAGTAAGTTCAGTTCATCTTTCTTGTTTTCTCCATCCTTCAACTCCTTTTATGCCTCTAGTTCAAGCAAAGTTCTAATATCCACATTGATTGATAGAACTCGAACCGAAAGAAGGCTACTTGGCGATCGATGTGCTTACCGATACTTTTGAAGGTAGTTCAAAGAGAAACACCATCTGTTTCTATCACAATTGTGCATTTCTGATTTCTGCATGCTCATTTAGGTGCTGCTAAACCATCAGTAGCTGCTATGAAAGGCCTTGTTATTGGAGGTGGATTGGAAACAGCAATGGTGAGTGATTCGATTCATTCCTAAAACTCGTATCTGAATTTTAAGGCTAAGATATAACTTTATCTTTATCGAAACTTCAGGCATGCCATGCGCGAGTTTCGACTTCAGATGCTCATTTAGCTCTACCTGAACTTACGGGTGGGTTCATTCCAGGACTTGGAGGTAGGTACCCTTCCAAGTTTGGTAAGTTCTATATGTGTTAGCAACAAAATCATAAACTTTTGAGTTTATTTAGGAACTCAAAGGCTTCCGCGACTCGTCGGACTTCAGAAAGCCCTTGACATTATCTTGGTACAATATAGaaaatttgagttaattgattTGAATATTGTTGTCATATAACAAATCTTGGTAGACTTTTGTTATTCAGTTAGTACAGTTGTTGTAAGTATGCTTTCATCAAACCTTGCAGTTGTCCAAACCAATTGGAGGCGAAGAGGCTTACAATATCGGTCTTGTTGATGCTGTAGTTTCAACTGATGAGTTAGTTAAGATGGCAAAATATTGGGCTCTCGATATCGCGGAGTTTAGGAAGCCATGGATCAAGAGTCTTCACAAAGCCGATAAGTTGGAACCCCTTGAGGAGGTGaagaaaatgctgaattctgCCAGATCTCAAGCTCGAGAGCGATCTCCTCATGTTCATTCCCCTTTGGATTGTATTGATGTGATCGAAGAGGGTATTGTCTCGGGTCCTCGCAATGGACTTATTAAGGTAAACTCGATTGGATTCTCACACTAAAAGCTCTCCTAATCCTTCACCAAATGCTAATATATGAAatggttttttttcttcttattgtaGGAATCCAGcatttttcaaaaacttctcTTCTCTGAAACTTGCAAGAATTTGATTCATGTTGTCTTAGCTCAACGCCGAGCTGCAATGGTACAAACACTATCTGCTTgtcttttttataaattttttttttcacaaaaacTGAAGTCAGAAATcataaatttaagtttagtttgtGATGATTTGAACTAACTTTTATTCTTGAACACATCTTACAGGTTCCTGGGATCACTGACTTGGGTTTGATTCCTCGGAAAATAACTAAAATCGGTGTCGTAGGGGGAAATTCAATGGGCTCTGATATCGCAACAGCACTAATTCTGAAAAATTACCCAGTGATACTAAAAGAAGTAGATGAAAACATCTTAAATGCAGGAATAGATGGAGTCAAAGGTATAACAATCTATGTCACTGATGAATTCAGCTACTCACACTATAATTATGCTTTGAAAATTTGAAGTTCTTACTCGCAATACTAACTCCGCAGAGAATTTGCATACTTTCATAAGCCAAGGAAAAATGACACAAGAGCAATGTGAGACAACACTATCTCTACTCACAGGTGTTCTTGATTATGAATGCTTTAAAGATGTCGATATGGTTATCGAGGTAAAAAAAGGATTAGTCCAACTCCACAACTCAAATTTCGTGAGTAAAATGGTTCATTTCTAATTGTTTTTCCTCCTTGATACTTTGTCATTTTCAGACAGTTCTTGAGGATTTGCCTTCAAAGCAGCAAGTGTATGCAGATCTTCAGAAATATTGTTCTTCAGATTGTATATTGGCCACTAACACTTCTACATTTGATCTTAACTTAATCGGAGAAAGGACCGAGGCTCAAGATCGTATTGTCGGGGCACATTTCTTCAGGTAACAAAATGAAAATGCCAAGGTTGAACATTTGttgcttttttaaaaaaaaattggcacATTT from Zingiber officinale cultivar Zhangliang chromosome 4B, Zo_v1.1, whole genome shotgun sequence includes:
- the LOC121977161 gene encoding peroxisomal fatty acid beta-oxidation multifunctional protein MFP2-like encodes the protein MGRKLTEMEVGGDGVAVITIVNPPMNFLNHSVFWSLKDNYDEALKRDDVKAIVITSEGPHFSGGFDIEAFGNFQEIDEGIKLEPKEGYLAIDVLTDTFEGAAKPSVAAMKGLVIGGGLETAMACHARVSTSDAHLALPELTGGFIPGLGGTQRLPRLVGLQKALDIILLSKPIGGEEAYNIGLVDAVVSTDELVKMAKYWALDIAEFRKPWIKSLHKADKLEPLEEVKKMLNSARSQARERSPHVHSPLDCIDVIEEGIVSGPRNGLIKESSIFQKLLFSETCKNLIHVVLAQRRAAMVPGITDLGLIPRKITKIGVVGGNSMGSDIATALILKNYPVILKEVDENILNAGIDGVKENLHTFISQGKMTQEQCETTLSLLTGVLDYECFKDVDMVIETVLEDLPSKQQVYADLQKYCSSDCILATNTSTFDLNLIGERTEAQDRIVGAHFFSPAYETPLLEIVQTCETSPQVIIDLLDIGEKIHKTPIAATNGSAVDRMFIPLTQTALFLVDHGLDAYKVDEACTKFGMPKGPFRLIDLVGIRIAIASSTKYLESFPDRFYKSRLMQIMIDDKREGKANGNGFYKYDEKKEAIPDPEIVKYINSSKNMISVTPNPQLKTTIPHEDIVEMLFFPVINEACRVLDKRIAVKPSDLDIASIMGIGFPAHRGGVIHWADSLGANYVCKRLEEWTKVYGELFFKPCAFLRERAGKGIPLSA